The region CGGGTTCAATCTGCTCGTCCGCCCGACGATGTACGACTCCTACCACGAGGTCGTCGCGGCAAACAAGGCGGATGCGCCCGCAGTGCGGGAGTACTCCATCGCTGGACCGATCTGCGAGACCGGCGACGTTCTTGCGAAAGACCGGATGCTTCCCGATCTATCGGCCGGCGACATCATCGCGGTTCTGGACGCCGGGGCCTATGGGTTTGCGATGTCGTCCCAGTACAACAGCCGCCCCCGGTGCCCCGAAGTGATCCTCTCGGGCAAGAAAGCGGCACTGATGCGCCGGGCCGAGACGATCGACGACCTGACCGCCCCCATGACGGTCCCGCCCTGGCAGGCGTAGGAGCGAGAGAGGCAACGTGAAGTTTCATTACCTCCTCGTCGACGACCTCGTAGGGAAAGAGGAGTTCGAGCGGCGGGTCGAGGAGAAGGTGGCGGAGTCGGGCGACCTGCTGGACGAGCGGACGGCGGCGATGCTGGTCGTCAAAGACCTCGGGCGGGCGCACATCCGGATACGCGACCTCGCCGAGGCCCCGAGCCTTGCATGCTTCTTTGCAAAGGTGCTCTCCGTCGAGGAGCCCCGGGAGTTCGAGCGGCCCGACGGCACGACCGGGCTCGTCGCGAACGTGATGGTGGGCGACGAGACCGGCAGAGCGAGGCTGACTCTCTGGGACGAGAAGGCCGGCGGCGTCCGTGAGATCGAGGCCGGGGACGTGCTCGAGATCCTCGGCCGGCCGAAGGGCGGGGGGAAGGTTCCCGACGTCACCGCCGTCGCCCTCCAGGAGGCATCGTGCGAGATCACCTGCGAGGAGACAGGACCCGCCGCACTTCCCGAACCCGGGGGAGACCTCGAGGTCAGGATCATCGCCGTCGAGAACCCGCGGACGTTCACCCGGCGCGACGGGAGCCAGGGCGAGATGGTCGAAGCGGTGATCGGGAGCGAGGACGGCGTCTTCCGGCTCGTCGCTTGGGTCCCGGCCGTCCTTCTCGGGGTGGAGGCTGGGGAGAACGTCGTCATCCGAGGCGCCGTTCCCCGGGAGAGCGAGCAGGGCATCGAGTACAGCCTCGGCGAGACGGCGTCAGTCCTACCCTCCGACCGGGAGATCGTCCTCCCGTTCGAGACCGTCGCCGACGTAGAGGAGGGAGGCTCATACTCGCTTGCCGGAGCGGTTGTGCGCGTGCAACCGTCCCGCTCGTTCACCACACGGAGCGGAAGGCAGTCCTCGGTCAGGAACCTTGTCGTTGCCGACGAGACCGGGGAGATCCCGGTCGTCGTCTGGGGCGAGAAAGCCGAGGAGTATCTGGCTCCCGGCGACCAAATCGAGATCTACAACGCGACCGCCCGGCGGGGGCGGTACGGCGACCTCGAACTCCACCTCTCGTGGGGGAGCGCTCTCATCGTCCTCGCCGAAGAAGAGCAGGAGGTGGAAGTCGTTGGAACGATCATCGCCACAGAGCAGGGAACCTGCATCGATACCGGCGATGCCTGCTATCTCCTCGCCGAACCGCTACCCGTCGGCTACGAGGTGCGCGCCGAAGGCACCCTGTACCGGGGTGTTATCACCCTGCACCACGTCGAGGCCACGTTGCCTGATCGGAACGATCTCCAGTGCCGTCTGGATCGGTTCTCCTGAAGATCCCGATCCCGGACCTTCACTTTCACCCCGCACGGCGAGCGAACTTTATGCCTCCGGTTGCACACTCTTAGTGTAGCACAGCAGAACAGACAGAAGAGATCAAGTGAGGATTGAGATGACAGAGATTGATCTTGAAGATTTACCCGGCGTCGGCCCGACAACTGCCGACAAGCTCCGCGAGGCCGGATACGGCACCGTCGAGAGCATCGCAACAGCCACCACGTCCGATCTCGCCGAAGCGGCGGAGATCGGCGAGGGGACCGCCAAGAAGGTGATCCTCGCCGCCAGGAAGATGGCGGATATCGGCGGGTTCAAGACGGGCCGGGATATCATGGATAAAAGGAAAGACATCAAGAAACTGAAGACACTGGTCCCCGAGTTCGACGAACTGGTCGGCGGGGGTCTTGAGACGCAGGCAATAACCGAGGTCTACGGAGAGTTCGGGTCCGGAAAGAGCCAGCTCGTCCACCAGATGGCCGTCAACGCCCAGCTGCCCGAGGAACTCGGGGGCCTGCACGGAAGTGTCATCTACGTCGATACCGAGAACACGTTCCGCCCCGAGCGTATCGAGCAGATGGTCGACGGGCTCCCGGAGGAGGCGGATCTCGGCCCGATGGAGGATATCCTCGAGCGGATCCATGTCGCCAGGGCCCACAGCTCCGACCACCAGATGCTGCTCCTCGACACCGCACGGGAACTCGCAAACGACCTGCGGAGCTCCGACTACCCGGTCAGACTCTTCGTCATCGACTCGCTGACGTCTCTCTTCCGTTCGGAGTACGCAGGACGCGGCACCCTTGCCGCCAGGCAACAGAAACTGAACCGCCACATGCACGACCTCCTGAAACTGATCGACGACCACAACGCGGTCGGCCTCGTGACCAACCAGGTGATGTCGAACCCGGCCGTCCTCTTCGGCGACCCGACAAAACCGATCGGCGGCAACATCGTCGGCCACACCGCGACCTTCCGGCTCTACCTCCGGAAGAGCAAGGGCGGTAAAAGGGTCGCCCGCCTCGTAGACAGCCCCAACCTCCCCGAGGGCGAGGCGGCGTTCATGGTCGAGCAGGCGGGACTCAAGCCGTGCTGAAGGCGCTCGTAACCGACGTCGACGGCACCATCACCGACCGGCGGCGGCGGATCAACACCCGCGCCGTCGAGGCCGTCCGGACCCTCGTCGACGCCGGCGTTGCGGTGGTGCTTGCAAGCGGCAACACCGTCTGCTTTATGGACGGGCTCTGTAAGATGGTCGGGACTGACGGGACCATCATCGGCGAGAACGGCGGCGTATACCGGAGGGGGTTTTCGGGCACCCTCCACATCCCCGGCGACCAGAAGGCTTGCTTGGAGGCGTTCGAGGTCCTCAAAGACTATTTTGCCGAGCAGGGGATCGGGCTCGAACTCCTCAGCGCGCAGTACCGGTTCGCCGACGTGGCCTTCGCCCGCAATATCGACGCCGATGAGGCAAGAGCAGTCGTCAGAGACCGACACCTCCCCGTCCGGGTGCTGGATACGGGGTTTGCGATCCACCTCCAGGCGCTCGGCGTGAGCAAGGGGACGGCGATGCGGGAACTCGCCGGAGATATGGGACTTCGCTCAGACGAGATTATGGCAATCGGGGACTCTGAGAACGATATCGAGATGCTCAAGGCCGCCGGCGTCGGCGTAGCGGTTGCAAACGCCCCGACATCGACCCAATCGGCGGCGGACTGGGTATCACGGGAGACGTATGGGGACGGATTCGTAGAAGCGATAAAAAAGTATTATCCCGATCTCTTCAGCAGGTAGCGGTCGACGACGATATAATCTTTTATGTCCTTCACGGCCTCGAACGGCACGAACATCTTGTCCCCATCGGTCCTGTAGCCTTCGGTCCTGAAGGTGTCGTCCGGTTTGACGATCAGGTCGACAACCTGCCCGGTATCGAGGTCAACCATGACGTTCTTGATGGTCCCGATGAGCATACCGTCATTACTCATCACTCTCTTCCTGGCAAGGGTACGGCAGAACGTTTTGCTCATAGAGAGCGTGGGGCGTTTGTACTATTTAAGTTTTATAAATTTCTCAAAATCCTCTAAATACGGCTTTCCGATATATCCGTCCGGGCCGAGTGCCGCCGCTGCCGGTGGCCGAACGGGCGGGGGACCGGTCCCACGCAAAGGCGCGGCACGGGATTTGCGGAATTAAGACTTATGCGGTGCTAGGATGCGCGGTACGATGGAGTTCGGTGCTCGGGTATGGTGAAACCGACTCCGTCTTGGATTATTACATAAAATAGGAGTTGGAGTTGGTTCATTTCACGGTCTCGGCCGCCATTCGGACATCGGTTGCCTTGACCGTCTTCCTGCCTGCGTGTCCCGCGAGCTTGATCGCCTCTTTTGCGATACGGGACGCGTACTGCTCCATCAGTTTTGCGAGCTCTTCATTGGCGTCGGAACTCACTCGTTCCGCGCCCGACTTCTTCACGATTCTGCCAACAGGTGCCAGAGGTATATCTGTCATGATCTCATTTCCCCCTTTTTATTGAGCTCTGTGAAATGTAATCTCAAACAGAGCTCGTTTTACAGAAGCACCATAGGTATCCTCATATAAATAGTTATCCGTCTCCGGAGGGGTTGGAGCGCCAAATTCAGAACGTGGAGGGGATCAAAGTGAGGGAAAGACCCGAATAATATCGGTCTGGGTAACGATCCCGATAGGCTTGCCGCCCTCGACCACGATCAGCCTCCCGATCTCCCGTTCCTTGAACCGACCCACGAGTTCGTAGAGCCGGATCGACGCCGGCGCTTCCACCACATCGGTGGTCATGATGCCGGAGACGGGCGCCTCCAGCGTCTGCCCCTCGTCGAGGGCGCGGGCGACATCGCTCAATGTCACGATGCCCGCGAGGTCGCCGTTCTCCATCACCGGCGCTCCGTGGATATGGTGTTCGTTGAAGAGACGGACCGCATCCCGGAGGGTGGCGGAGCGCGGCAGGGTCAGAAGCGGGGTGCTCATGTAGTGCTTGATCGGCTTTTTCGGCAGGGATATCATCTCCGAGACGCTGATCAGGAGCGCCTGTTGGTTCTCATCCATCCCGAAGACCTCGCCGCGGACGAGGAGTTTATTCACCGGCGTAGGTCCGATTGAGACCATATCCCCCACTTTGAAGAGTTTCACGCTCCCGATGATCTTGACCATCGCCTGACAGAGGTCCGGATGGCAGAGGGTGGTGAAACCGAGTTCCGCGACCCTGACCCCCTTCACCTTCTCGCCGTCGCGGAGGATCTGCACCTCCGACTGGTGCTCGAGGTCTCCGAGGTTCAACTCCTTATATGCGCGTGCGGTCGGGCTATAACCGCCTTTTGGGCCGGGTACGCCGTCTACGAGCCCGAGCGCCTTCAACGCCTGCATCTGGTTGCGGACTGTGCCGGGGTTGCGCTTCAGCACATCCGCAATCTCCTCACCTTTTATAGCATGAGATGACTGATGATATAAGGTAATCAGGGTTATCAGGATATCTTTCTGAATCGGGGAGAGATCCATAATCATCAGTCATAATACGTTGTTTAAATACATTAGGTTGTGCGTGCAGTGGAGTTTGAAGTTATCCCGACCGTTCCGACGGCAGACGAAGTCCTCGACCGCAGTCTTCGCAGGGCTGCGGCCAAGAAGAAACTGAAGATCAACGTCGATCGGGCGAACGAGGAGTTCGTGCGAGCGGTCGCGAGCGCCATCCACGACAAGTTAAAGAGCGTAGTCAGTTCGTTTCCGAGTTTCGAGCGCCTTCCTCCCTTTTATCAGGAGGTGGCCGACATCCTCGTCTCGCTCGACCGGCTGAAACGGTCCCTCGGCGCCGTCACGTGGGCGGCGGACCAAGTCTGGGTCATCGGCTCCGGCTACGCCCGCAGCATGCGCTCTGCGGACGATACTGGCCCGATACGGCGACAGGCTGTTGCCCGCATCGCCTCCGTCGTCCACCAAGTCGAAGACGACCTTCTCTTCCTCAACGAGGCAAGGAACATCCTCCGGAAACTCCCGCACGTGAGCGAGGACGAGTTCACCGTGGTGGTGGCGGGATACCCCAACGTCGGCAAATCTTCGTTTATCAGGCTCGTCTCCACAGCGGAACCCGAGATCGCCGCCTACCCCTTCACCACCAAAGGGATCATCGTCGGCCACCGCGATATCGGGAAGCGTGAACGAGTCCAGTTCATCGATACACCCGGAGTCCTCGAACGGCCGGCCGATGAGAGGAACCCCATCGAGCGGCAGGCGGTAAGCGCCATCATCAACACGGCAGACGTCGTGCTCTTCATCATCGACGCAAGCGAGCACTGCGGCTACGCACTCGACGATCAACTCCGGCTCCAGAACGAGATTGCCCAACTCGTCGACGTCCCGGTGGTGACGGCCGCAAATAAGGCGGACATCCGGGGGATCGAGGGCTACCCCGCGATGTCCACGCTCACCGGCGAGGGGGTGGAGGAGATGCTCGACCTCTTGCTCAGATACAGAAAGGACACCAAGCAAGCGAGCCTGCGAGAACCGCCCCAATCAGAAACCCAAGAATAGCCCCGCCGTTCAAGGGCGGGAGCCCCGCTTGGGGTTTACCTTTGTTGACGAAGTAGAGGAGTGCGGCAAGGCCTGCAAGCGATCCCAGCATTGCGCCGAGCGTCGGCGCCGAGAGGACCCAGAGGACGGCGGGCGCATCCACAAATACGTGCGACGACGCGACAAGGATGGAGGGCATGATCAGGTCGCCCATACCCATGATGAACGCGCCGCGCTCCTCCCCTTCTCCCATGCCGATACCCTCACGCCGGAACGAGTAGTCCGCCCTCTTCGGGACCACGACCATGATGGGGGCCTTGGTCTCGAGGACGCCCTCGGCGAGCGTGATCATGTGTTTTGTCCGGTAGACCGATATGGCGTCGTAGACCGCAAGCAGCACGAGCAGCACGAGCACCGGCAGGACGGCGAGGGATATTCCGAAGATGGACGCAACGCCGGCTGATATCAGCACGCCGAGGGTATCGATGACGTACCACTCTGGGTAGAGGTAGAGAAGCGCCGTCGCTGCCCCGGCACCGATGAGCGTCCCGAAGACGGCGGCATCGGTCGCGCCGAGCGCAAGGATGGAAAGCGCTCCGAAGATGTAGAGGAACGTCATGAAGATGGCGAAACCGATGAAGGCGGCGATGAAGCGCCGACCCCCCACCCGGATCAGGAGGAGCAGAATCAGCGTGAAAACAAGCAGCATCCCTATGAATATCAAGGGATTCGCAACTGACTCGGGGTCTTCGAACGCCACAAGCCCCGCAGCCTGCATGGGCGTGACGAGGATGATGGCGATGACCTGGACAAAGAGGAGCATGAGGGGCATTCCAAGAAGCGGCAGCCAGTCACGTATCTGCATCATAAAACTCCATTCATTTTAGGTAGGTTAATTAATGCATCCTCATCACTTTAAAATATGGAGATTCGCGAACTCATCGGCGACATTGTTCTCACCATCGTGATGGTGGTCTCCACCGTCGTGCTGGTGATGCGGTTCTGGCAGGACCTGATCATAGCGGTTGCTGCAACGTTCATGATGCTCTCTCTCGGGGGACTGCTCATCTCTCTCGGTATGAAGATCGTGAGCCTCGAACAGAGTGTCGCACAGCGGGAGCGCACCATGCGCGTGAACATGGAAGAGATGGGGAAGACGATGAGCGCCAAATACGATAATACGGTGAGCCACATCGAGGGAATCGTCGACGGTCTCTCTCGGCGAATGTATCGGTGAACCCGATCGCCATCTTAATGGCCTCTTCCCGACTTATGAGTAGGTAGCATGGGCGTTGCTATCCGCGATATTCTGGCAGACTGTAAGGAGACACTGACGTGGGACGACCTCTCCGGCATTGCCGCAGTGGACGCCCATAACGCGCTCTACCAGTTTCTCTCGATCATCCGGCAGCCGGACGGGACCCCGCTGATGAACGGCGCGGGCCGGATCACCTCGCACCTCTCCGGCATCCTCTTCCGGACCGTCAACTTCCTCGAGAAAGGCATCAAACCGGTCTTCGTCTTCGACGGCAAACCGCCCGAGTTCAAGCAGGAGACGATCGATCAGCGGCGGGAGGTCCGTAACCGGGCTAACGAGGCCTGGAAGGCGGCACTGCGGGAGGGCGATATGGAGGAGGCGTATAAGCAGGCGAGCGCATCCGCCAGGATCGATGCCTACACCATCGAGTCGTCCCATGAACTCCTCGACCTGCTCGGCATCCCCTGGGTGCAGGCGCCGAGCGAAGGTGAAGCGCAGGCGGCCCACATGGTGCGGGAGGGGACGGTCACCTACGCGGTCTCGCAGGACTACGACTCCCTCCTCTTCGGATCCCCGGTGCTGGTGCGGAACCTCACGGTCAGCGGCCGGCGGAAGACGCGGGGGCGGACGGTCACGGTGAACCCCGAACGGATCGTCCTCTCTTCCCTCCTCGACTGTCTCGGCGTCACGAGAGAGCAACTCGTCGAGATCGGCATCCTGGTGGGTACCGACTTCAACCCCGGGGTCCGGGGCGTCGGCGGCAAGACGGCCTTGAAGATCGTGAAGAACGGCGAGTTCGAGTCGCTGATCGCCGAGAAGCAGCCTGACTTCGACCCCGGGCCGGTCCGGGAGTTTTTCCTCGATCCGCCGGTCACCGGCGATTACACCCTCGAATGGAGACCGCCGGACGTCGAAGGGGTTGTGGAGATGCTCTGCGGGCGCTACGACTTCTCCGAAGACCGGGTCGGAAGCGCCCTTGCCAAGGTCTCGGTGAAGGCGACGCAGAAGACGCTCGACGCGTGGTTTTAAAGGGTCGCTTACCCTCACGCCTCACAACCTCGCGGCACTCCCGCACCCTTCACCCATCTCAATCAGCGGGCGTTCCATTCGTTGCACTTCGAACCATCGCCTTACACGGACCTCTCGCCGGAACCGGCATACTCCAAGCGGCGAACCCGCCGACCGCTCACAAGAAGGTTCCCGCAGAGCCGTAACCTTCAGGAGAAGCCGTAAAAAACGTCCGATAGTCTGGAAAATGTATATTCTCACTTGGATATGAACTTGGGCGAACGGCACAACTGATATATGTTAGGACGACCCAGTACGCCAATTGACGAATCTCTACCA is a window of Methanoculleus sp. 7T DNA encoding:
- a CDS encoding nucleotide-binding protein; its protein translation is MKFHYLLVDDLVGKEEFERRVEEKVAESGDLLDERTAAMLVVKDLGRAHIRIRDLAEAPSLACFFAKVLSVEEPREFERPDGTTGLVANVMVGDETGRARLTLWDEKAGGVREIEAGDVLEILGRPKGGGKVPDVTAVALQEASCEITCEETGPAALPEPGGDLEVRIIAVENPRTFTRRDGSQGEMVEAVIGSEDGVFRLVAWVPAVLLGVEAGENVVIRGAVPRESEQGIEYSLGETASVLPSDREIVLPFETVADVEEGGSYSLAGAVVRVQPSRSFTTRSGRQSSVRNLVVADETGEIPVVVWGEKAEEYLAPGDQIEIYNATARRGRYGDLELHLSWGSALIVLAEEEQEVEVVGTIIATEQGTCIDTGDACYLLAEPLPVGYEVRAEGTLYRGVITLHHVEATLPDRNDLQCRLDRFS
- the radA gene encoding DNA repair and recombination protein RadA; the encoded protein is MTEIDLEDLPGVGPTTADKLREAGYGTVESIATATTSDLAEAAEIGEGTAKKVILAARKMADIGGFKTGRDIMDKRKDIKKLKTLVPEFDELVGGGLETQAITEVYGEFGSGKSQLVHQMAVNAQLPEELGGLHGSVIYVDTENTFRPERIEQMVDGLPEEADLGPMEDILERIHVARAHSSDHQMLLLDTARELANDLRSSDYPVRLFVIDSLTSLFRSEYAGRGTLAARQQKLNRHMHDLLKLIDDHNAVGLVTNQVMSNPAVLFGDPTKPIGGNIVGHTATFRLYLRKSKGGKRVARLVDSPNLPEGEAAFMVEQAGLKPC
- a CDS encoding phosphoglycolate phosphatase; translated protein: MLKALVTDVDGTITDRRRRINTRAVEAVRTLVDAGVAVVLASGNTVCFMDGLCKMVGTDGTIIGENGGVYRRGFSGTLHIPGDQKACLEAFEVLKDYFAEQGIGLELLSAQYRFADVAFARNIDADEARAVVRDRHLPVRVLDTGFAIHLQALGVSKGTAMRELAGDMGLRSDEIMAIGDSENDIEMLKAAGVGVAVANAPTSTQSAADWVSRETYGDGFVEAIKKYYPDLFSR
- a CDS encoding PRC-barrel domain-containing protein, whose translation is MSKTFCRTLARKRVMSNDGMLIGTIKNVMVDLDTGQVVDLIVKPDDTFRTEGYRTDGDKMFVPFEAVKDIKDYIVVDRYLLKRSG
- a CDS encoding histone family protein; the encoded protein is MTDIPLAPVGRIVKKSGAERVSSDANEELAKLMEQYASRIAKEAIKLAGHAGRKTVKATDVRMAAETVK
- a CDS encoding CBS domain-containing protein encodes the protein MDLSPIQKDILITLITLYHQSSHAIKGEEIADVLKRNPGTVRNQMQALKALGLVDGVPGPKGGYSPTARAYKELNLGDLEHQSEVQILRDGEKVKGVRVAELGFTTLCHPDLCQAMVKIIGSVKLFKVGDMVSIGPTPVNKLLVRGEVFGMDENQQALLISVSEMISLPKKPIKHYMSTPLLTLPRSATLRDAVRLFNEHHIHGAPVMENGDLAGIVTLSDVARALDEGQTLEAPVSGIMTTDVVEAPASIRLYELVGRFKEREIGRLIVVEGGKPIGIVTQTDIIRVFPSL
- a CDS encoding NOG1 family protein, yielding MEFEVIPTVPTADEVLDRSLRRAAAKKKLKINVDRANEEFVRAVASAIHDKLKSVVSSFPSFERLPPFYQEVADILVSLDRLKRSLGAVTWAADQVWVIGSGYARSMRSADDTGPIRRQAVARIASVVHQVEDDLLFLNEARNILRKLPHVSEDEFTVVVAGYPNVGKSSFIRLVSTAEPEIAAYPFTTKGIIVGHRDIGKRERVQFIDTPGVLERPADERNPIERQAVSAIINTADVVLFIIDASEHCGYALDDQLRLQNEIAQLVDVPVVTAANKADIRGIEGYPAMSTLTGEGVEEMLDLLLRYRKDTKQASLREPPQSETQE
- a CDS encoding presenilin family intramembrane aspartyl protease PSH, which codes for MQIRDWLPLLGMPLMLLFVQVIAIILVTPMQAAGLVAFEDPESVANPLIFIGMLLVFTLILLLLIRVGGRRFIAAFIGFAIFMTFLYIFGALSILALGATDAAVFGTLIGAGAATALLYLYPEWYVIDTLGVLISAGVASIFGISLAVLPVLVLLVLLAVYDAISVYRTKHMITLAEGVLETKAPIMVVVPKRADYSFRREGIGMGEGEERGAFIMGMGDLIMPSILVASSHVFVDAPAVLWVLSAPTLGAMLGSLAGLAALLYFVNKGKPQAGLPPLNGGAILGFLIGAVLAGSLAWCPFCI
- the fen gene encoding flap endonuclease-1, translated to MGVAIRDILADCKETLTWDDLSGIAAVDAHNALYQFLSIIRQPDGTPLMNGAGRITSHLSGILFRTVNFLEKGIKPVFVFDGKPPEFKQETIDQRREVRNRANEAWKAALREGDMEEAYKQASASARIDAYTIESSHELLDLLGIPWVQAPSEGEAQAAHMVREGTVTYAVSQDYDSLLFGSPVLVRNLTVSGRRKTRGRTVTVNPERIVLSSLLDCLGVTREQLVEIGILVGTDFNPGVRGVGGKTALKIVKNGEFESLIAEKQPDFDPGPVREFFLDPPVTGDYTLEWRPPDVEGVVEMLCGRYDFSEDRVGSALAKVSVKATQKTLDAWF